From the genome of Pyxidicoccus trucidator, one region includes:
- a CDS encoding FAD-dependent oxidoreductase, protein MTRVATQVLIVGAGPTGLTLACDLARRGSAFRIVDAAPGPFVGSRGKGLQPRTLEVLEDLGVLDAVLAAGTAYPRLRIHWRGFVVGRWTMIPRHAATPDVPHPDPWLVPQARTEGILRERLTALGHAVEFGTALTDFTQDDTGVSATLTRGGASEVVRAEYLVGADGGHSRVRKALGVGFHGTTHEEERMVVGDVRVDGLGRDHWHVWPFAKGGMVALCPLPGTERFQLTLQVKPGGTVLELTEAALNQRLQDAARPGPRLRLHDASWLSVYRPNVRMVDRYRVGRVMLAGDAAHVHPPAGGQGLNTGVQDAYNLGWKLGHVLAGASPDLLDTYEAERLPIAAHVLGLSTKLYQGMRQNSLGSQRRGAETRQLGLHYRGGPLAPQTDGDTSRLRAGDRAPDAPCVDATGKPSRLFEAFRGSHWTLLAFGPAHEDAPAWARSRFGDFVRAIHVRAGGTSADSESLLDLGGHAHRAYDAGTGALVLVRPDGYVGHVSRPGTRVALERFLAPLVPPAPSGQASHGGRGSSPGLPSREAS, encoded by the coding sequence GGCCTCACGCTCGCTTGCGACCTTGCACGCCGGGGGAGCGCCTTCCGCATCGTGGACGCGGCACCCGGGCCCTTCGTGGGCTCGCGTGGAAAGGGACTGCAGCCCCGCACGCTGGAGGTGCTGGAGGACCTGGGCGTGCTCGACGCGGTGCTCGCGGCCGGCACGGCATATCCCCGCCTCCGCATCCACTGGCGGGGCTTCGTCGTGGGCCGCTGGACGATGATTCCCCGCCATGCCGCGACACCAGACGTGCCCCATCCCGACCCGTGGCTCGTGCCGCAGGCTCGCACCGAAGGCATCCTGCGCGAGCGACTCACCGCGCTCGGCCATGCGGTGGAGTTCGGAACCGCGCTCACCGACTTCACCCAGGACGACACCGGTGTCAGCGCCACCCTCACCCGTGGCGGCGCTTCGGAGGTCGTGCGTGCGGAGTACCTGGTGGGCGCGGATGGCGGCCACAGTCGCGTGCGCAAGGCCCTGGGTGTGGGCTTCCACGGAACGACGCACGAGGAGGAGCGCATGGTCGTGGGAGATGTGCGCGTGGACGGCCTGGGCCGCGACCACTGGCACGTGTGGCCCTTCGCGAAGGGCGGCATGGTGGCGCTGTGTCCCCTGCCTGGCACGGAGCGCTTCCAGCTCACCCTCCAGGTGAAGCCCGGTGGCACCGTGCTGGAGCTCACCGAAGCCGCCCTGAACCAGCGCCTCCAGGACGCCGCCCGTCCCGGCCCCCGGCTCCGATTGCACGACGCGAGCTGGCTGTCCGTGTACCGCCCCAACGTGCGCATGGTGGACCGCTATCGCGTGGGCCGCGTCATGCTCGCGGGCGACGCCGCGCACGTCCACCCTCCCGCCGGAGGCCAGGGGCTCAACACCGGCGTCCAGGATGCCTACAACCTGGGCTGGAAGCTGGGCCACGTCCTCGCCGGGGCCTCACCGGACCTGCTCGATACCTACGAAGCGGAGCGGCTGCCCATCGCCGCGCACGTGCTCGGCCTGTCCACGAAGCTCTACCAGGGCATGCGCCAGAACAGCCTGGGCTCCCAGCGGCGTGGAGCCGAGACACGGCAACTGGGGTTGCACTATCGCGGCGGTCCGCTCGCGCCCCAGACGGACGGCGACACGTCCCGCCTGCGCGCGGGAGACCGGGCCCCCGATGCGCCGTGCGTGGATGCGACAGGCAAGCCCTCACGTCTGTTCGAGGCCTTTCGGGGTTCCCACTGGACGCTGCTCGCCTTCGGGCCGGCGCACGAGGACGCACCCGCGTGGGCCCGCTCGCGCTTCGGTGACTTCGTACGCGCCATCCACGTCCGCGCGGGGGGAACGTCCGCCGATTCAGAGTCCCTGCTCGACCTCGGAGGACACGCGCACCGGGCCTACGACGCGGGCACAGGTGCGTTGGTGCTGGTGCGCCCGGACGGCTACGTGGGGCACGTTTCCCGGCCCGGGACGCGCGTGGCGCTGGAACGGTTCCTGGCGCCGCT